DNA sequence from the Selenomonas timonae genome:
TGAATCAGGAGAAAATTCGCATGGGACGGATAGACGGTCAAGCCTGTAAGAGCTTGATACTGTTCCTGCATACGTTCACGCTCGGCACAGATCATCTGAATCTGCGGCTCAAACTCCGTCCGCATCTGGAACACGGTATCTGCAACGACCAGCGACGGCACATTCATATGATATGGCATGTATGTCTTCGCAAGCATATCAATCACATCCTCGTGTGCCAACATGTAGCCAACACGGCAGGAGGCAAGTGCGTACGCTTTTGAAAAAGTGCGCGCAACCATCATATGAGGATATTTTTTTAAAAGTGCTATGACGCTGTGCTCACAGAATTCCGCATACGCCTCATCGACAAGGAGTGCACAGGATATATGCGATGCAATATATTCGACTTCCTCCACTGTCAATATCTGCCCCGTTGGATTATTCGGATTGCAGATAACGGCAAGAGATGCCTGGCTTTGATTGACCTGCTGAACAAAGGCCTCCACATCAAGCTGGTAATCAGGTCGCAAAGGAACAGGTACACCTGTGGCATCGGCAGCGGCAGCATAGATCGCATACATGGAAAAGGACGGGCTGGGATATACGATCCTATGCTCCTGATTGCCGCCGAACGCATGGAATACCTTCTCTATGATTTCACTGGAACCGTTTCCGATGATGACGTTTTCCCGTCGATATCCATACGCTTCTCCAATCTGCTCACAGAGCAAATCATATTCTTCGTTTGGATAGCGCGGAAATGCAATGCGTGACAGCCGTGTCATAACGCGGTCTTCAACCAGCGGCGGCAACCCTATATTAGATTCGTTTGCGTTTACTTTGATGTTCCAATCCTGTTCGCGTGTGTCGTACAGGGGCATATCTGCCAATCCGTCACGGTAGTTCAGCATCAGCATCCCCTCCTCATCTGAATTGCACGCGCATGTGCATCAAGCCCTTCTGTTTCGGCAAGATAGATGATGTCCTCACTCACATCATTCAGAGCCTCCTGCGTGTAGGATATGATACTTGTACGCTTCATAAAGGTCTCCACATTCAGCACAGAGTAGAAACGCGCCGTCCCGCCTGTCGGCAGCACATGATTCGGTCCTGCGAAGTAATCGCCAAGCGGTTCGGGAGAATACGGCCCGAGAAAAATCGCACCGGCACAGCGAATCTTTGGAAGGATATGGAACGAATCTCCAACAAGCAGCTCGATATGCTCCGGTCCCGACACATTGGCAAGATGTATCGCCTGATCCATATTTTCTGTGACGATGATGCGCCCGTGTCCCTCGAGCGAAGCGCGCGCTATATCCTTGCGCGGCAGCGTTTCCAGCTGCTTCCGAACCTCTGCCAGAGACTCTTGTGCCAACTCCATATCAGTGGTGATGAGAATGCTCGATGCGAGAGGATCGTGTTCTGCCTGACTGAGCAGATCGGCTGCAACATATTCAGCGGAGGCACTTTCATCTGCCAAAATGAGGATCTCACTCGGTCCTGCCAGCATATCGATATCTACATGGCCGTACACCTCTTTTTTGGCAAGTGTCACAAAGATATTTCCGGGACCCGTAATTTTGTCCACGCGCGGAACGCTCTCCGTGCCATACGCCATTGCCGCGATTGCCTGCGCGCCGCCGATCTTGAAGATCTTCTTTACGCCGAGCAGACGCGCTGCGACAAGAACGTACGGATTTATGACGCCATCCTTTGTCGGAACGGACATGATAATTTCCTCGACGCCCGCGACAACGGCAGGTATTGCATTCATGAGAACGGACGACGGGTATGCCGCCGTACCGCCCGGGACGTAGATGCCAATGCGTGCGAGAGGCAGGACTGCCTGTCCCAGAATCGAACCGTGTGCGCGATAGGTCATCCATGAGCGCGGCTTCTGCTCTTCGTGATAGGCAAAGATATTGTCTGCCGCCTTTTTAAGCGAGGCAACGATCTTCGGGTCGGCAGCACGCTCTGCAGACAGAAACTCTTCCTCCGATACCATAAGATTACCATGGGTTAGTTCCACGCGATCCAATAATTCGGTATAGCGAAAAAGCGCCCGATCTCCCTCATGGCGAACTTCCTGAACAATGCGATGAACGAGTTCTGTGGCAGAAAGATCTTCTCCAAATATCTCCTGATTCTTCTTGCGGATGCCGTCACTGAGCGTGAGTTCATCAAAGGCTTTCTTCTTAAGCAGAAGTTCTGCCGCCTCCATTCCGACATCTGCAACAGAAACGATATTCATCGGCCTTCCCCACTTTCCAAAATGCGTTTCAAATCATTTACGATCCCGTATATGCGCTCAAATTTCAGCTTGAAGCTGACTCGATTGACGATGAGACGTGCGCTTACATCCATGATATGCACAATCTCCTCCAAGTCATTTTCGACAAGCGTCGTCCCTGTTTCCACGATATCGACAATGCTCTCCGACAAACCAACGATAGGTCCCAATTCGATGGAGCCATTGAGCTTGATATACTCCATCTGCATCCCCTGCTGCGCAAAGAATTTCTCCGCAATATGCGGATATTTCGTTGCAACGCGCGTATGTGCATAGTCCGTGAGACAACTGCGTTTTTCCTTGCGCGGCACAGCCATCATCAGACGGCATTTCCCAAATCCAAGATCCAGCAGTTCATAGACATCCTGCCCCGCTTCCAACAGCACATCCTTGCCGATGATGCCAATATCTGCAGCACCGTATTCCACATAAGTCGGTACATCCGAAGTCTTAGCGATGATGAACCGCACTTTGATCGCATCATTTGATATGATGAGTTTACGAGATTTTTCACTCATATGCTCCGCAGTAATCCCGACCTTCTCAAACAGATCCGTGGATAGCGAAAACAGTTTTCCCTTGGGCAATGCAATCGTTAAATAATCATCAATACGTTGTTCCATATAATCCCCTTGTATCCTTTAGTTAATTAAAGAGTTAATACAGATGTATACTACCACGTTGTATGTAATAGGTCAATGCTTCCTTAAAGAGGATTTTTGGCACTCATCTCGAATAGACGATATAAACCTAAAAACTCATCCTCATGAAAAGGAGTATCAGATGACACTTCAAATACTATCATTGGTGAGATTGAGCGAGCAACAGATAGAACTTCTGTATCAGAGCTATCCCGACTGCAATGTCAGATGTATCCGCCCAACGGAACTCGGAGACGACATTCCCGATGTCAACATCCTGCTGGGCTATGATGCACAGATGGATTTGGAGAGATTTCTCCCACGTATGCCGCATCTGCAATGGATTCATACCTACAGTGCCGGAGTCGAGAAGCTGCTCTCAGACAAATCGTTCTCTCAATCCGAGATCTTGCTGACAAATTCGCGCGGCATTCACGGCATACCGATGGCGGAACACGTTCTCGGAACAATGCTTGCCTCCAGCCGCTGTCTCATCGAAGCGTGGGAAAATCAAAAGGCACACGCATGGAAG
Encoded proteins:
- the hisC gene encoding histidinol-phosphate transaminase — its product is MLNYRDGLADMPLYDTREQDWNIKVNANESNIGLPPLVEDRVMTRLSRIAFPRYPNEEYDLLCEQIGEAYGYRRENVIIGNGSSEIIEKVFHAFGGNQEHRIVYPSPSFSMYAIYAAAADATGVPVPLRPDYQLDVEAFVQQVNQSQASLAVICNPNNPTGQILTVEEVEYIASHISCALLVDEAYAEFCEHSVIALLKKYPHMMVARTFSKAYALASCRVGYMLAHEDVIDMLAKTYMPYHMNVPSLVVADTVFQMRTEFEPQIQMICAERERMQEQYQALTGLTVYPSHANFLLIHYAQAEALNEDLIRYGIGVRSFGKAPGLENMLRISIGRADQNDEVHRIIKAFVEGHS
- the hisD gene encoding histidinol dehydrogenase, yielding MNIVSVADVGMEAAELLLKKKAFDELTLSDGIRKKNQEIFGEDLSATELVHRIVQEVRHEGDRALFRYTELLDRVELTHGNLMVSEEEFLSAERAADPKIVASLKKAADNIFAYHEEQKPRSWMTYRAHGSILGQAVLPLARIGIYVPGGTAAYPSSVLMNAIPAVVAGVEEIIMSVPTKDGVINPYVLVAARLLGVKKIFKIGGAQAIAAMAYGTESVPRVDKITGPGNIFVTLAKKEVYGHVDIDMLAGPSEILILADESASAEYVAADLLSQAEHDPLASSILITTDMELAQESLAEVRKQLETLPRKDIARASLEGHGRIIVTENMDQAIHLANVSGPEHIELLVGDSFHILPKIRCAGAIFLGPYSPEPLGDYFAGPNHVLPTGGTARFYSVLNVETFMKRTSIISYTQEALNDVSEDIIYLAETEGLDAHARAIQMRRGC
- the hisG gene encoding ATP phosphoribosyltransferase, which gives rise to MEQRIDDYLTIALPKGKLFSLSTDLFEKVGITAEHMSEKSRKLIISNDAIKVRFIIAKTSDVPTYVEYGAADIGIIGKDVLLEAGQDVYELLDLGFGKCRLMMAVPRKEKRSCLTDYAHTRVATKYPHIAEKFFAQQGMQMEYIKLNGSIELGPIVGLSESIVDIVETGTTLVENDLEEIVHIMDVSARLIVNRVSFKLKFERIYGIVNDLKRILESGEGR